In Pristis pectinata isolate sPriPec2 chromosome 11, sPriPec2.1.pri, whole genome shotgun sequence, the following proteins share a genomic window:
- the pou4f1 gene encoding POU domain, class 4, transcription factor 1 encodes MMSMNSKQPAFGMHHTLPEHKYTSLHSSSEAIRRACLPAPPQLQSNIFASLDETLLARAEALAAVDIAVSQGKSHPFKPDATYHTMNSVPCTSTSTAPLPHPSALSSHHHHHHHHHHQPHQTLDPGELLDHLSTSSLSLAGAMAGAGAGSGEGGVVPTSSHSHPAHMHGLGHLSSPHPHHPHHHPHHQSALNMTPHPHGLAAHGVAPGMPALNDVDADPRELEAFAERFKQRRIKLGVTQADVGSALANLKIPGVGSLSQSTICRFESLTLSHNNMIALKPILQAWLEEAEGAHREKLSKPDLFNGGEKKRKRTSIAAPEKRSLEAYFAVQPRPSSEKIAAIAEKLDLKKNVVRVWFCNQRQKQKRMKFSANH; translated from the exons ATGATGTCCATGAACAGCAAGCAGCCAGCTTTCGGCATGCATCATACCCTACCTGAGCACAAGTACACTTCTCTGCACTCCAGCTCGGAAGCAATAAGGAGAGCCTGTCTGCCAGCGCCGCCG CAACTGCAGAGCAATATCTTCGCCAGCTTGGATGAAACTCTCCTGGCCCGCGCCGAGGCTCTGGCCGCCGTGGATATCGCCGTGTCCCAGGGCAAGAGCCACCCTTTCAAGCCGGATGCCACTTACCACACCATGAACAGCGTGCCATGCACTTCTACCTCGACCGCGCCGCTGCCGCACCCGTCTGCTTTGTCCTcgcaccatcaccaccaccatcatcaccaccaccaGCCCCACCAGACGCTGGACCCGGGAGAACTTCTCGACCACCTGAGCACCTCGTCGCTGAGCTTAGCCGGGGCCATGGCCGGGGCCGGAGCCGGCAGCGGGGAAGGAGGGGTAGTGCCCACCTCGTCTCACTCTCACCCGGCGCACATGCACGGCCTGGGTCACCTCAGTAGCCCGCACCCCCACCACCCGCACCACCACCCGCACCACCAGAGCGCTCTGAACATGACCCCGCACCCCCACGGGCTGGCGGCTCACGGCGTGGCCCCAGGCATGCCTGCCCTGAACGACGTAGACGCCGACCCGCGGGAGCTGGAAGCCTTCGCCGAGCGCTTCAAGCAGAGGCGGATCAAGCTGGGCGTGACCCAGGCCGACGTGGGCTCAGCCCTGGCCAACCTGAAGATCCCGGGCGTGGGCTCGCTCAGCCAaagcaccatctgcaggttcGAGTCTCTGACCCTGTCCCACAACAACATGATCGCCCTCAAACCCATCCTCCAAGCTTGGCTGGAGGAAGCGGAGGGCGCCCACCGCGAGAAACTCAGCAAGCCCGACCTCTTCAACGGCGGCGAGAAGAAGCGCAAAAGGACATCGATCGCCGCCCCGGAGAAGCGCTCCTTGGAGGCTTACTTCGCCGTGCAGCCTCGACCGTCCTCTGAAAAGATCGCGGCCATCGCCGAGAAACTGGATCTGAAAAAGAACGTGGTGAGGGTATGGTTTTGCAATCAAAGACAGAAGCAGAAACGGATGAAATTTTCCGCCAACCACTAG